A stretch of DNA from Rheinheimera sp. MMS21-TC3:
GCGCCACTAACCAAGTTGTCAGCGAATAAAATAAGCCACTTTGTAAAGCAAACAACAAGGTAAATATCCACGCTTTTATTGAGTTTAGCGGTAATTTAGGTGCAGTTGTCCGGATATGATTAACTTGTTTAGGTAATAAAGGCTGCCAAACACACCAGGCCAAAAGTACGGGCAAACTCCACGTTGCCATGGCCCAACGCCAATCTTGTAAATAAGCTAGTAAAGGTACCGTAAACACTAAACCAAAGGCAGCACCTAAGGTAATGCTAAGGGTATAAATTGGCATTATTGTGCCTAAGCGCTGATTAAAGCGTAATTTAATAAAGCCAGCCATTAAGGTGCCACAAATGGCAATACCAACACCAATACCAATAGCCGTTAACAACAAAACCAGAGGATTATTGGCCCAAAAACGTAGCGCTAACGACAAGGTTAATATAGCTAGTGCCGCACTAATACAGCGCTCTAAGCCAAAACGTGCCGCAAGCCAAGGCGAGACAACGGCCATTATCCCCATCATTAAAACCGGTAAAGTCGTAATTAGCCCCACCGCAGCACGGGATAGCCCAGTATCGGCAACAATGAGCTCAATAAGAGGTGCTATAGAAGTTAAAGCCGGCCTTAAGTTAAGACTAACCAGTACTAACGCTATCAGCGGTAGTAATCGAATATGCATAAAATAACCAAAAGGTTTTCACAGTTATCTAATCAAAAATGGCTGTCAAACAACAGCCATAATACAGTTGACGCAACGAGCCTAGCTTATATGTAAACTCAGTTCCCAATTATAGCTCAGCACAAGTCTCGATAATTTCACCGGTAGAATCATCGGCATTATGCTTAAACAGCATAGCTTCAGCCCCAGTTCCAGAGCCTTTACTCCACCATTCAAAGCCGCCTCCCGCATAGCGAGAGCCACTTGCCGAGACTGCAAGCTGCATATTGTAGTTATTGCCTTTATATTGGATTAAGGCTAAGTCAGTTGTGGTATAAGTTGCAATTATAGAAGCACCACTTTCACACAGGTAATTATAGGTTGCCGATGGAGTAGCCTCTGTTATCTGCTTATTACTATCCTCTTGTACTGGGTCTGAGCAACCGCTAACAACTATAGTAAATACCAATAATAAACTTGCAATAATTCTCATTTTTTCTCAATTTTGTTACTTTAGTATCTTAGCTTGACAGTCAAATGCTCTGGATAAAGGAAGGCACACTAAAGCTGATCGGCTATAATAGCTAAAATCACCGCAATAAAACGCCAATTTAAAGGTTCTAAGGCAGTGATTTCTAAATTTAGTTTAATAAAAAGCTTACTGCTCTATTTCAGATAATGATATACCTAAAGCTTTAGCAATACCGGCGCCATAAGCTGGATCGGCTTTTAAACAGTTTCCTATATGGCGTTTTCTTACCATATCATCAACATTGGCCAATTCAGCTGCTGTGTTAGAAAATAACACCTGTTGTTGCTCTTTGGTCATTAAACGGAATAAATTCCCTGGCTGGGTATAATAATCAGTATCGTCATCTCTAAAATCCCAATTATAAGCAGCTCCCGACAACTCTAATGGCGGTTCTTTCGCTGTAGGGCATTCTTGCCATAACCCCATGCTATTGGGCTCATAGCCTTTTGCACTGCCATAATTACCATCCACTCTCATGGCACCATCGCGATGATAGCTAGACACTGGGCAACGCGGCTTATTTACCGGAATTTGGCTATGATTTACCCCTAAACGATAACGTTGGGTATCACCATACGAAAATAAACGGCCTTGGAGCATTTTATCTGGCGAGAAACCAATGCCGGGTACTATGTTGGCAGGATTAAAAGCCGCTTGTTCAACTTCAGCAAAATAGTTTTCAGGATTCTTATTTAGCTCAAAGGTACCAACATCAATTAATGGATAATCGCCGTGTGGCCAAACCTTT
This window harbors:
- a CDS encoding CynX/NimT family MFS transporter: MHIRLLPLIALVLVSLNLRPALTSIAPLIELIVADTGLSRAAVGLITTLPVLMMGIMAVVSPWLAARFGLERCISAALAILTLSLALRFWANNPLVLLLTAIGIGVGIAICGTLMAGFIKLRFNQRLGTIMPIYTLSITLGAAFGLVFTVPLLAYLQDWRWAMATWSLPVLLAWCVWQPLLPKQVNHIRTTAPKLPLNSIKAWIFTLLFALQSGLFYSLTTWLVARYEEAGATLVQASHYASLFMFAGLVGAFIAPALLRWLPKIYQLLIVMNSVVALSLMSITLWPMQLPWLVCVFSGMALTGMFAISLTLPVQQTDTPIQAASLTSMMLTFGFCLGSLAPAIVGVLRDRSDNYILPFSGLVVAALVMVLLSILFGCFEQSSNKNKVN
- a CDS encoding MliC family protein, whose amino-acid sequence is MRIIASLLLVFTIVVSGCSDPVQEDSNKQITEATPSATYNYLCESGASIIATYTTTDLALIQYKGNNYNMQLAVSASGSRYAGGGFEWWSKGSGTGAEAMLFKHNADDSTGEIIETCAEL